The genomic DNA TGCAACAGCACTTATCGGAAAAAACCAGCTTATCTGCCCGCCTTGAGGCGCGTGTTCGGCAATTCGAGCTGGCTCAGGCAAAGGCTGCACAATTGTCGCTACAGCTGGCGGATGAGGGGCAGGTGCCAGGTTTGCTGGAAGACCTTTCACGTCTGGCGATTGCCAATGGCCTGGCGGTCGCAAGCGTCACCGTGCTGGATGAACGGCCTCAGCCGTTTTTTGTCGAGCAGCCCCTGCAGGTTGCCGTCAGCGGTGCTTTCCATGACATGGCGGCATTCGTGAAGGCATTGGGGCAATTGCCGCGAATGGTCACTGTTCACGATGTCTCGCTTCGAACCGATGGCGCGGCGCTGCGTCTTGAGCTGTTGGCGAAAATTTATCGAAATGCAGCGCAGGGCGCAGACAATGTCGGGCCAGTCGGTCGGCTTGTAGACGCCTCGGCTGTGTTGCGAGACCCGTTTCGTCCGCCCGCGCTGCAGCCCGGCCCAGTGATCGGTCGGCCTGCTTCGGCGCCGGATTTTTCTCGAGAACGAAGCGCCCTTGAAAGCGTGGCAGTCGATCAGTTCGAAATGGTCGGTACCTTGTCCCGTGGTGTGCAGAACTTTGCACTTTTGCGCGCGGCTTCAAGCGTGCATCGCCTTGCGGTCGGTGATTATCTGGGCCCGAACCATGGCCGGATCACGGCCATTCATGACAACCGTGTCGAACTGGCCGAATTGTTTCCCGATGAACAGGGCGCATGGCTGGAGCGCTCACGAACCCTCGTGCTGAACGTCAACTCTTAACGGAATCAAATCAATGAAAAGGACTTTCTCGTCCTTCGGTGTGGCGCTATGGATAGCGTTCACGGCACCGATGGCGTTTGCTGTGCCCAATCGCGTCGACCTGATCCAGCTGCCGCCTCCTGGTAATACCAAGGCGGGCGCGTCTACCGGCGACACACTTACCCTCAACTTCCAGAACGTTGAGCTGCGCACAGTGCTGCAGCAGATTGCCGACGTGGCCGGCCTCAACCTGGTGGCCAGCGACGAGGTGCAGGGTTCGATCACCCTGCGGCTCAAGGATGTGCCTTGGGATCAGGCGCTGGACCTGGTGTTACAGACCAAGGGGCTGGATAAGCGTGTGAAGGCGGGGGTTTTACTGGTGGCGCCGGCTGAAGAGCTGGCGGCCCGCGAGTTGTTGACACTGGAGGCAAACAAGCAGATGGCCGAGCTTGCGCCCTTGCGTCGTGAGCTGTTGCAGGTCAATTACGCCAAAGCCTCTGACCTCGCCAAGTTGTTCCAGTCGGTGACGGGCCTTGAAGGCGTCACCGATGAGCGAGGTTCGGTGGCGGTGGACGACCGGACCAACAACATCATTGCCTACCAGACCGGTGAGCGGCTTGAAGAGCTGCGGCGGATCGTGGCTCAGCTGGACGTCCCGGTGCGCCAGGTGATGATCGAGGCGCGAATTGTGGAAGCGAACGTGGACTATGACAAAAGCCTGGGCGTGCGCTGGGGCGGGCGCCTCAGCCGTGGCAACTGGGGCGCTAGAGGAATTGGCAAACCCTTGGCTGAGGGTGTCGAACCACCGGAAATTCCGTCCGGCTCGCCGTTTGTTGACCTTGGCTCACTCACCGGCACTTCCGGACTGGGCCTCGCCTTTATCACCGACAACCTTTTGCTGGATCTGGAACTGACCGCCATGGAGAAGTCCGGCAACGGCGAAATCGTCTCACAGCCCAAAGTGGTCACGTCCGACAAGGAAACCGCGCGCATTCTCAAGGGCACCGAGATTCCGTATCAGGAATCCACCTCCCAGGGCGCCACGTCGGTATCGTTCAAGGAAGCTTCGCTGTCATTGGAAGTTACGCCGCAAATTACGCCGGATGACCGGGTAATCATGGACGTGCGCGTGACCAAGGACGAACCCGATTACCTGAACAAGCTCAACGATGTGCCGCCGATCAAGAAAAACGAGGTCAACGCCAAGGTATTGGTCAAGGATGGCGAGACCATCGTCATCGGCGGGGTTTTCTCCAACACCCAGAGCAAAGTGGTAGATAAAGTGCCATTTTTGGGCGATGTGCCGTATCTTGGCCGCCTTTTCCGGCGTGATGTGCTGGCGGAGCGAAAATCCGAGCTGCTGGTGTTCCTCACTCCGCGTATTATGAATAACCAGGCGATTGCTGTGAGTCGTTGATTCTGTGCGAAATTTGATTCTTGTAGGACCGATGGGGGCTGGAAAAAGCACCATCGGCCGTTTGCTGGCCAAAGAGCTGCGCCTGCCATTCAAAGATTCCGACAAGGAAATTGAATTGCGCACGGGTGCCAATATCCCATGGATCTTCGATAAGGAAGGCGAGCTGGGCTTTCGCGACCGCGAGCAGGCGATGATTGCCGAGCTGTGCGGCTGCGACGGCGTGGTATTGGCCACCGGCGGCGGTGCGGTGATGCGCGAAGAAAACCGCCGGGCCTTGTACGCCGGCGGGCGTGTGGTGTATCTGCATGCGTCGGTCGAGCAACAAGTGGGGCGCACCGCGCGCGACCGCAACCGCCCGTTGCTGCGCACGGCAGACCCGGCAAAAACCTTGCGGGACTTGCTGACGCTGCGCGACCCGCTGTATCGGGAAATTGCCGATCTGGTGGTGGAAACCGATGAGCGGCCGCCACGAATGGTCGTTCTCGACATTCTTGAACGCTTGCAGCAGTTGCCACCCCGTTAAAGCCCGGCGCGAAATGCGCTATTCTCGGCGGCGCGCCATTACTCTGCCGAGTGTGGCGTAGAGCCATCAGGCGACGTCAGATCCGAGTTGCCGATCGTCAATACATCTTCACGCGGGGACACATGCAGACACTTAAGGTCGATCTAGGCGAGCGCAGCTACCCAATCCATATTGGCGAAGGTCTGCTGGACCAGCCCGATTTGCTCGCGCCGCACATTGCCGGCCGGCAAGTGGCGATCATTTCCAATGAAACGGTCGCGCCGCTGTATCTTGAGCGTCTGAGCCGCAGCCTCGCGGCCTACTCGGTGATTTCGGTGATCCTGCCCGATGGCGAGGCCCACAAGAACTGGGAAACCTTGCAACTGATTTTTGATGGCCTGCTGACCGCTCGCCATGACCGCCGCACCACCGTGATTGCCCTGGGCGGCGGTGTGATCGGCGACATGGCCGGTTTCGCGGCCGCCTGCTACCAGCGTGGCGTGGACTTTATCCAGGTGCCGACCACCCTGTTGTCCCAGGTCGACTCGTCGGTAGGCGGCAAGACCGGTATCAATCACCCGCTGGGCAAGAACATGGTGGGCGCGTTTTATCAGCCTCAAGCCGTGCTGATCGACACCGCGACCCTCAACACCCTGCCGCCGCGTGAGCTGTCGGCAGGGCTGGCGGAAGTCATCAAGTACGGGCTGATCTGCGACGAACCTTTCCTGGCCTGGCTTGAAGAGCATGTGGATGCCTTGCGCAATCTGGACCAGGCAGCGCTCACCGAGGCAATTTCCCGTTCCTGCGCCGCCAAGGCGCTGGTGGTGAACGCCGACGAGCGCGAGTCCGGCGTGCGGGCCACGCTGAACCTGGGCCACACCTTCGGCCATGCGATCGAAACGCACATGGGCTATGGTGTGTGGTTGCACGGGGAAGCCGTGGCGGCTGGCACTGTGATGGCATTGGACATGTCGCAGCGCCTGGGCTGGATCAGCGCCCAAGAGCGGGATCGCGGTATCCGCCTGTTCCAGCGCGCCGGCTTGCCGGTCGTTCCGCCTGCGGAGATGACCGAGGCGGATTTCCTCGAACATATGGCAATAGACAAGAAAGTGATCGACGGTCGCCTGCGACTGGTGCTGCTGCGCCACATCGGCGAAGCGGTAGTGACCGACGATTATCCGAAAGAGATTTTACAGGCCACGCTGGGAGCGGATTACCGCGCCCTGGCCCAGCTTAAAGGTTAATAAGATCCCGATGACTAGTTTGCATGCCGACGAGGCGTTCCTCGGCCATTACCAGTTAAGCCACGACCCGTTTGCGCCTCGGGTGCCCGGCTTCAAATTTTTCCCCGCCCAGCGCAAGCCGGTGCTGGGCCAACTGCACCATTTGGCGCGCTACAGCCAGTTGCTGCTGGTGGTGACCGGCCCGTTGGGCAGCGGCAAGACTTTGCTGCGCCAGGCGCTCGTCGCCAGCACCAACAAGCAGTCGGTGCAGAGCGTGGTGGTGTCGGCTCGTGGCGCCGGTGATGCGGCAGGCGTTTTGCGCCAGGTTGCCCAGGCACTGAACGTGGCCACCGCCGAGCCGAATGCGATCCTCAAGCAAGTGGTACAGCTGGGCTTGACCGGCCAGGAAGTCTACCTGCTGGTGGATGACGCCGAGCAGCTCGACGAATCCGCCCTGGAAGCCCTGCTGGCGCTGGCGGCGGGTACGCCCGAAGGCCGCCCGCACGTGTTCCTGTTTGGTGAGTCTTCGCTGATCGCCGATCTGGAGCAGATCAGCGGGGAGCAGGAGCTGTTTCACGTCATCGAATTGCAGCCGTACGAAGAGGAAGAAACCCGCGAATACCTGGCTCAACGCCTTGAGGGTGCGGGCGCGGGTATCGAACTTTTCACCGCAAATCAGATCTCTGATATTCACGAAAGCGCAGGCGGCTGGCCTGGCACCATCAACCAGGTTGCCCGCGATGCCTTGATCGAAGCCATGATCGCCAGCCGTTCTGCGGTAAAGCGTCCAAAGATGGGGTTCACTATGCCTAAGAAGCACGTATTGGCGATTTCCGCCGTTGTCGTGGTCGCTGTCGCCGCTGCCTGGTTGATCCCGGGCCGCAGCAAGGCACCCGCCACCGCCGGCGCGCCAACCGAACAGGCGCAGTTGCCACTGGGCAAACCCACGCCAAATGTCGAGTTCGCCAACTCCGGCCAGCCGACCAACCTGCCGATGGTCGGCCAGCCTGTGATGCGCGGCCCGCTCGCCGAAGAAGCTGGCGGCATCTCCGAAGGCGACGACGGCGTGCCGGTGGAGGGCTCCAGCGCCACACCGCCGACCGTGACCACCACCGCGCCGCCTGCGGGCGTGCCGGCCGGTCAACCGGCTCCGGTTGCCAAGCCGACCCCGGCGCCGACCGTTGCCACTGCCAAGCCAGCACCTGTCGCCAAGCCAGTTGCGCCTGCTCCAGCCGCCAAACCGGCGCCAGCGGCCAAACCTGCTGAAAAACCTGCCACTGTCGCCAAGGCCGCTGCGCCCGCCGCCGCTGGCAGCAGCTGGTACACCAGCCAGCCGGCTGGCCACTTCGTGGTGCAGATCCTTGGCACCAGCTCCGAAGCCAATGCCCAGGCGTTCGTGAAAGAGCAGGGCGGCGAGTACCGTTATTTCAAGAAAGTGCTCAACGGCAAGCCTCTCTACGTGATCACCTACGGCAACTTCCCAAGCCGTGCAGCAGCTGATTCTGCCATCAAAGCCTTGCCAGCGAAGGTCCAGGCTGGTAAACCTTGGCCTCGCACTGTTGCCAGCGTTCAACAAGAACTCGCAACAACTCGCTGAAGATTCGGCGGCCTTACCCAGGCCGCCTCTCCCGGCACCTCAAAAAAATCCGCAAGTGCGTGCTGCCCCTACAGGCCGCGCGCTTTGTGGTGTCTGCGTCACAGTAGCTTTTGAGTCGTAGCGGTCCGAACTAAAAAAGTTTTGACTAGCACAGCATATCGATTTAAACCTTTCATAAATGCGACATAGATTTGCGACATTTCGTCGCTAAATTTGTGAGCGTCTGTGTCGGTGTGTACAATGACCTCCCTTTTGCCCCCGCTAAGCCGGCGTACGTTCGGCGTGGAAGGTAACCGGTTGAATTGAAAAGAAATTTGCCTCGATATAAGAGGCAGCCTGGTGAGAAAGTGTCTATGAAAGCAGGTCTGTACCAACCCGATGAATTCAAGGATAACTGCGGTTTCGGCCTGATAGCCCATATGCAGGGCGAGCCCAGTCATACCCTTTTGCAAACGGCCATCGAGGCCCTGACCTGCATGACCCACCGCGGTGGGATCAACGCCGACGGCAAGACCGGTGACGGTTGTGGCTTGCTGATTCAAAAGCCCGACCTGTTCCTGCGCGCTGTCGCAAAAGAACAATTTGCAGTCGACCTGCCCAAGCAATACGCCGTGGGCATGGTGTTTTTCAACCAGGACCCGGTCAAGGCCGAAGCCGCTCGCGAGAACATGAACCGCGAAATTCTGGCTGCCGGCCTGCAGCTCGTCGGCTGGCGCAAAGTGCCGATCGACACCAGCGTACTCGGCCGCCTGGCCCTGGAGCGCCTGCCGCAGATCGAACAAGTGTTCATCGCGGGCGACGGCCTGAGCGACCAGGACATGGCGATCAAGCTGTTCACCTCCCGTCGTCGTTCGTCAGTATCCAATGCCGCCGACACCGACCACTACATCTGCAGCTTTTCCCACAAGACCATCATTTATAAGGGCCTGATGATGCCGGCGGACCTCACCGCCTTCTATCCGGACCTGAGCGATGAGCGCCTGCAAACCGCAATCTGCGTGTTCCACCAGCGCTTCTCCACCAACACCCTGCCGAAATGGCCGCTGGCCCAGCCATTCCGCTTCCTCGCCCACAACGGCGAGATCAACACCATCACCGGCAACCGCAACTGGGCCGTGGCCCGTCGCACCAAGTTCGCCAACGATTTGATGGATTTGGAAGAACTCGGCCCGCTCGTCAACCGCGTGGGTTCCGACTCTTCCAGCATGGACAACATGCTCGAGCTGATGGTCACCGGCGGCATCGACCTGTTCCGTGGCGTGCGCATGATCATTCCGCCTGCGTGGCAGAACGTCGAAACCATGGACCCGGACCTGCGTGCGTTCTACGAGTACAACTCGATGCACATGGAGCCGTGGGATGGCCCGGCCGGCGTCGTAATGACAGACGGCCGCTACGCCGTGTGCCTGCTCGACCGTAACGGCCTGCGCCCGGCGCGTTGGGTCACGACCACCAACGGTTTCATCACCCTGGCGTCGGAAATCGGCGTGTGGGACTACAAGCCCGAAGACGTGATCGCCAAAGGCCGCGTAGGCCCTGGCCAGATCCTGGCCGTGGACACCGAAACCGGGCAGATCCTCGACACCGACGCCATCGACAACCGCTTGAAGTCGCGTCATCCGTACAAGCAATGGCTGCGCAAGAACGCCCTGCGCATCCAGGCGACCATGGAAGACAACGACCACGGCTCGGCGTTCTACGATGTCGACCAGCTCAAGCAGTACATGAAGATGTATCAGGTCACGTTCGAAGAGCGTGACCAGGTGCTGCGTCCGCTTGGCGAACAAGGCTACGAGGCCGTCGGTTCCATGGGCGATGACACGCCGATGGCCGTGCTGTCCCAGCGCGTGCGCACGCCGTACGACTACTTCCGCCAGCAGTTCGCCCAGGTGACCAACCCGCCGATCGACCCGCTGCGCGAAGCCATCGTGATGTCCCTGGAAGTGTGCCTCGGTGCCGAGCGCAACATCTTCCAGGAATCGCCTGAGCATGCATCCCGCGTCATCCTCAGCTCGCCTGTGGTTTCCCCGGCCAAGTGGCGCTCGCTGATGACCCTGGACCGCCCGGGCTTCGACCGCCAGATCATCGACCTGAACTACGACGAGAGCCTCGGCCTTGAAGCCGCGGTGCGCAACGTCGCCGACCAGGCCGAAGAAGCCGTGCGCGCCGGTCGTACCCAGATCGTGCTGACCGACCGCCACATCGCGCCCGGAAAGCTGCCGATCCACGCCTCCCTGGCCACCGGCGCGGTGCACCACCGCCTGACCGAAAAAGGCCTGCGCTGCGACTCCAACATCCTCGTCGAAACCGCCACCGCCCGCGACCCGCACCACTTTGCGGTGCTGATCGGTTTCGGCGCCTCGGCGGTGTACCCGTTCCTGGCCTACGAAGTGCTGGGCGACCTGATCCGTACCGGCGAAGTACTGGGCGACCTCTATGAGGTGTTCAAGAACTACCGCAAGGGCATCACCAAGGGCCTGCTGAAGATCCTGTCGAAGATGGGCATCTCCACGGTCACGTCCTACCGTGGCGCGCAATTGTTCGAAGCCATCGGCCTGTCCGAAGAGGTGTGCGACCTGAGCTTCCGTGGTGTGCCAAGCCGCATCAAGGGCGCGCGTTTCGTCGACATCGAAGCCGAGCAGAAAGCCCTGGCAGCCGAAGCCTGGAGCGCGCGCAAGCCGATCCAGCAAGGCGGCCTGCTCAAATTCGTGCACGGTGGCGAATACCACGCGTACAACCCGGATGTGGTCAATACCCTGCAAGCCGCGGTGCAGCAGGGCGACTACGCCAAGTTCAAGGAATACACCTCGCTGGTGGATAACCGCCCGGTGTCGATGATCCGTGACCTGTTCAAGGTGAAGACCCTGGACACCGCGATGGATATCAACGAAGTCGAGCCGCTGGAGTCGATCCTCAAGCGCTTCGACTCTGCCGGTATTTCCCTGGGCGCCTTGTCGCCTGAGGCTCACGAAGCCCTGGCCGAAGCCATGAACCGCCTGGGTGCGCGTTCCAACTCCGGCGAAGGCGGTGAAGACCCGGCGCGCTACGGCACCATCAAGAGCTCGAAAATCAAGCAGGTCGCGACTGGCCGCTTTGGTGTAACCCCGGAATACCTGGTCAACGCCGAAGTGCTGCAGATCAAGGTGGCCCAGGGCGCCAAGCCCGGTGAAGGCGGGCAACTGCCTGGCGGCAAGGTCAACGGTCTGATCGCCAAGCTGCGTTACGCAGTGCCGGGCGTGACCCTGATTTCGCCACCGCCGCACCACGACATCTACTCGATTGAAGACCTTTCGCAGCTGATTTTCGACTTGAAACAAGTCAACCCGCAGGCGCTGGTCTCGGTGAAGCTGGTGGCGGAAGCCGGCGTGGGCACCATCGCCGCCGGTGTGGCCAAAGCCTATGCCGACCTGATCACCATCTCCGGCTACGACGGCGGCACCGGCGCTTCGCCGCTGACCTCCATCAAGTACGCCGGTGCACCGTGGGAACTCGGCCTGGCCGAAACCCACCAGACCCTGCGCGGCAACGACCTGCGCGGCAAGGTGCGGGTGCAAACCGACGGCGGCCTGAAAACCGGCCTCGACGTGATCAAGGCCGCGATCCTCGGCGCCGAAAGCTTCGGTTTCGGTACCGCGCCGATGATCGCCCTGGGCTGCAAATACCTGCGCATCTGCCACCTGAACAACTGCGCCACTGGCGTCGCGACCCAGAACGAGAAGCTGCGCAAGGATCACTACATCGGCACCGTCGACATGGTGGTGAATTTCTTCACCTACGTCGCCGAAGAGACCCGTGAGTGGCTGGCCAAGCTGGGCGTGCGTTCGCTGGAAGAGTTGATCGGCCGTACTGATCTGCTGGAAATCCTCGAAGGCCAGACTGCCAAGCAACACCATTTGGACCTGACCCCGCTGCTCGGCAGCGATCACATCCCGGCTGACAAACCGCAGTTCTGCGGCGTGGACCGCAACCCGCCGTTCGACAAAGGCCTGCTGGCCGAGAAGATGGTCGAAATGGCCGCTTCGTCGATCAACGACGCCAGCGGTGGTGAGTTCGCTTTGGATATCTGCAACTGCGACCGCTCCATTGGCGCACGCATCTCCGGCGAAATCGCGCGCAAGCACGGTAACCAGGGCATGGCGAAAGCGCCGATCACCTTCCGCTTCAAGGGCACTGCGGGCCAGAGCTTTGGCGTGTGGAACGCCGGCGGCCTGAACATGTACCTGGAAGGCGACGCCAACGACTACGTGGGCAAGGGCATGACCGGCGGCAAGCTGGTGATCGTTCCGCCAACCGGCAGCGTTTACAAGACTCAGGACAGTGCCATCATCGGTAACACCTGCCTGTACGGCGCCACCGGCGGCAAGCTGTTTGCCGCAGGCACCGCCGGTGAGCGTTTCGCCGTGCGTAACTCCGGTGCCCACACCGTGGTGGAAGGCACCGGCGATCACTGCTGCGAGTACATGACCGGGGGTTTTGTCGCGGTACTGGGCAAGACCGGTTACAACTTCGGTTCGGGCATGACCGGCGGTTTCGCCTACGTGCTCGACCAGGACAACACTTTCGTCGACAAGGTCAACCACGAGTTGGTCGAGATCCAGCGGATCAGCGGCGAAGCCATGGAATCCTACCGGAACCACTTGCAGCACGTGCTGGACGAGTATGTCGAGGAGACCGGCAGCGAATGGGGTCGCAACCTCGCCGAAAACCTCGATGATTACCTGCGTCGTTTCTGGCTGGTCAAGCCCAAGGCTGCCAACCTGAAATCGTTGCTTTCCAGCATCCGTGCCAACCCGCAGTGATATGCGCCTGAAGAGTTTGATGAGGTTTTAACATGGCTGAACGTCTGAATAACGACTTCCAGTTCATCGATGTCGGGCGCAAAGATCCGAAGAAGAAACTGTTGCGTCAACGCAAGAAAGAGTTCGTGGAAATCTACGAGCCCTTCAAACCCCAGCACTCGGCCGACCAGGCCCATCGCTGCCTGGGTTGCGGTAACCCGTATTGCGAATGGAAGTGCCCGGTGCACAACTTCATTCCCAACTGGCTCAAGCTGGTGGCCGAGGGCAACATCCTCGCCGCCGCCGAGCTGTCGCACCAGACCAACACCCTGCCGGAAGTGTGCGGCCGGGTGTGCCCGCAAGACCGTCTGTGCGAGGGTGCGTGCACCCTGAACGACGGCTTCGGCGCGGTGACCATCGGTTCGGTGGAGAAGTACATCACCGACACCGCGTTCGCCATGGGCTGGCGCCCGGAC from Pseudomonas tolaasii NCPPB 2192 includes the following:
- a CDS encoding pilus assembly protein PilP, which produces MSLPRLNFSTLSHNAAKWPLPGKALLGCALAGFVWVVGDSVLLSPSRERLHALEVQGAALQQHLSEKTSLSARLEARVRQFELAQAKAAQLSLQLADEGQVPGLLEDLSRLAIANGLAVASVTVLDERPQPFFVEQPLQVAVSGAFHDMAAFVKALGQLPRMVTVHDVSLRTDGAALRLELLAKIYRNAAQGADNVGPVGRLVDASAVLRDPFRPPALQPGPVIGRPASAPDFSRERSALESVAVDQFEMVGTLSRGVQNFALLRAASSVHRLAVGDYLGPNHGRITAIHDNRVELAELFPDEQGAWLERSRTLVLNVNS
- a CDS encoding type IV pilus secretin PilQ, translating into MAFAVPNRVDLIQLPPPGNTKAGASTGDTLTLNFQNVELRTVLQQIADVAGLNLVASDEVQGSITLRLKDVPWDQALDLVLQTKGLDKRVKAGVLLVAPAEELAARELLTLEANKQMAELAPLRRELLQVNYAKASDLAKLFQSVTGLEGVTDERGSVAVDDRTNNIIAYQTGERLEELRRIVAQLDVPVRQVMIEARIVEANVDYDKSLGVRWGGRLSRGNWGARGIGKPLAEGVEPPEIPSGSPFVDLGSLTGTSGLGLAFITDNLLLDLELTAMEKSGNGEIVSQPKVVTSDKETARILKGTEIPYQESTSQGATSVSFKEASLSLEVTPQITPDDRVIMDVRVTKDEPDYLNKLNDVPPIKKNEVNAKVLVKDGETIVIGGVFSNTQSKVVDKVPFLGDVPYLGRLFRRDVLAERKSELLVFLTPRIMNNQAIAVSR
- the aroK gene encoding shikimate kinase AroK, translated to MRNLILVGPMGAGKSTIGRLLAKELRLPFKDSDKEIELRTGANIPWIFDKEGELGFRDREQAMIAELCGCDGVVLATGGGAVMREENRRALYAGGRVVYLHASVEQQVGRTARDRNRPLLRTADPAKTLRDLLTLRDPLYREIADLVVETDERPPRMVVLDILERLQQLPPR
- the aroB gene encoding 3-dehydroquinate synthase, with protein sequence MQTLKVDLGERSYPIHIGEGLLDQPDLLAPHIAGRQVAIISNETVAPLYLERLSRSLAAYSVISVILPDGEAHKNWETLQLIFDGLLTARHDRRTTVIALGGGVIGDMAGFAAACYQRGVDFIQVPTTLLSQVDSSVGGKTGINHPLGKNMVGAFYQPQAVLIDTATLNTLPPRELSAGLAEVIKYGLICDEPFLAWLEEHVDALRNLDQAALTEAISRSCAAKALVVNADERESGVRATLNLGHTFGHAIETHMGYGVWLHGEAVAAGTVMALDMSQRLGWISAQERDRGIRLFQRAGLPVVPPAEMTEADFLEHMAIDKKVIDGRLRLVLLRHIGEAVVTDDYPKEILQATLGADYRALAQLKG
- a CDS encoding SPOR domain-containing protein; this encodes MTSLHADEAFLGHYQLSHDPFAPRVPGFKFFPAQRKPVLGQLHHLARYSQLLLVVTGPLGSGKTLLRQALVASTNKQSVQSVVVSARGAGDAAGVLRQVAQALNVATAEPNAILKQVVQLGLTGQEVYLLVDDAEQLDESALEALLALAAGTPEGRPHVFLFGESSLIADLEQISGEQELFHVIELQPYEEEETREYLAQRLEGAGAGIELFTANQISDIHESAGGWPGTINQVARDALIEAMIASRSAVKRPKMGFTMPKKHVLAISAVVVVAVAAAWLIPGRSKAPATAGAPTEQAQLPLGKPTPNVEFANSGQPTNLPMVGQPVMRGPLAEEAGGISEGDDGVPVEGSSATPPTVTTTAPPAGVPAGQPAPVAKPTPAPTVATAKPAPVAKPVAPAPAAKPAPAAKPAEKPATVAKAAAPAAAGSSWYTSQPAGHFVVQILGTSSEANAQAFVKEQGGEYRYFKKVLNGKPLYVITYGNFPSRAAADSAIKALPAKVQAGKPWPRTVASVQQELATTR
- the gltB gene encoding glutamate synthase large subunit, with amino-acid sequence MKAGLYQPDEFKDNCGFGLIAHMQGEPSHTLLQTAIEALTCMTHRGGINADGKTGDGCGLLIQKPDLFLRAVAKEQFAVDLPKQYAVGMVFFNQDPVKAEAARENMNREILAAGLQLVGWRKVPIDTSVLGRLALERLPQIEQVFIAGDGLSDQDMAIKLFTSRRRSSVSNAADTDHYICSFSHKTIIYKGLMMPADLTAFYPDLSDERLQTAICVFHQRFSTNTLPKWPLAQPFRFLAHNGEINTITGNRNWAVARRTKFANDLMDLEELGPLVNRVGSDSSSMDNMLELMVTGGIDLFRGVRMIIPPAWQNVETMDPDLRAFYEYNSMHMEPWDGPAGVVMTDGRYAVCLLDRNGLRPARWVTTTNGFITLASEIGVWDYKPEDVIAKGRVGPGQILAVDTETGQILDTDAIDNRLKSRHPYKQWLRKNALRIQATMEDNDHGSAFYDVDQLKQYMKMYQVTFEERDQVLRPLGEQGYEAVGSMGDDTPMAVLSQRVRTPYDYFRQQFAQVTNPPIDPLREAIVMSLEVCLGAERNIFQESPEHASRVILSSPVVSPAKWRSLMTLDRPGFDRQIIDLNYDESLGLEAAVRNVADQAEEAVRAGRTQIVLTDRHIAPGKLPIHASLATGAVHHRLTEKGLRCDSNILVETATARDPHHFAVLIGFGASAVYPFLAYEVLGDLIRTGEVLGDLYEVFKNYRKGITKGLLKILSKMGISTVTSYRGAQLFEAIGLSEEVCDLSFRGVPSRIKGARFVDIEAEQKALAAEAWSARKPIQQGGLLKFVHGGEYHAYNPDVVNTLQAAVQQGDYAKFKEYTSLVDNRPVSMIRDLFKVKTLDTAMDINEVEPLESILKRFDSAGISLGALSPEAHEALAEAMNRLGARSNSGEGGEDPARYGTIKSSKIKQVATGRFGVTPEYLVNAEVLQIKVAQGAKPGEGGQLPGGKVNGLIAKLRYAVPGVTLISPPPHHDIYSIEDLSQLIFDLKQVNPQALVSVKLVAEAGVGTIAAGVAKAYADLITISGYDGGTGASPLTSIKYAGAPWELGLAETHQTLRGNDLRGKVRVQTDGGLKTGLDVIKAAILGAESFGFGTAPMIALGCKYLRICHLNNCATGVATQNEKLRKDHYIGTVDMVVNFFTYVAEETREWLAKLGVRSLEELIGRTDLLEILEGQTAKQHHLDLTPLLGSDHIPADKPQFCGVDRNPPFDKGLLAEKMVEMAASSINDASGGEFALDICNCDRSIGARISGEIARKHGNQGMAKAPITFRFKGTAGQSFGVWNAGGLNMYLEGDANDYVGKGMTGGKLVIVPPTGSVYKTQDSAIIGNTCLYGATGGKLFAAGTAGERFAVRNSGAHTVVEGTGDHCCEYMTGGFVAVLGKTGYNFGSGMTGGFAYVLDQDNTFVDKVNHELVEIQRISGEAMESYRNHLQHVLDEYVEETGSEWGRNLAENLDDYLRRFWLVKPKAANLKSLLSSIRANPQ